One genomic region from Henningerozyma blattae CBS 6284 chromosome 2, complete genome encodes:
- the RPA34 gene encoding DNA-directed RNA polymerase I subunit RPA34 (similar to Saccharomyces cerevisiae RPA34 (YJL148W); ancestral locus Anc_1.201): protein MSKATLSKEYISDSESESVHEDDSPVQSFEVPKQFKKIENLKKFPTSKKLKENKEELWLIKVPTTLDISTLKTLPINKDSKLSSVIELKGEKRSNKAYSISESVVQHEGSDSSNFSLLVPDEERTSLKLSNKNKSLNFDRVFTINEMVKIPEIAYDKIRVPRENVVKPKNLTLKHFATGYSASDFGLEDEQSNKSKKRKSSDVINEETHKEEQTQKEEPATKKKKEKKDKKDKKKKKKEKNKLDTDNSRVS, encoded by the coding sequence ATGTCCAAAGCTACCTTATCGAAGGAATATATATCTGATTCTGAATCTGAATCAGTTCATGAAGATGATAGCCCTGTTCAATCATTTGAAGTTCCCaaacaattcaaaaaaattgaaaatttaaaaaaatttccaacctccaaaaaattaaaagaaaataaagaagaacTATGGCTAATTAAAGTTCCAACCACTTTGGATATCTCTACTTTAAAAACTTTACCGATTAATAAAGACTCAAAATTATCTTCAGTTATTGAGTTAAAAGGTGAGAAGAGATCTAATAAAGCTTACTCTATCAGCGAGTCTGTTGTTCAACATGAAGGTAGTGACAGCAGCAATTTTTCATTGCTAGTTCCAGACGAAGAAAGAActtcattaaaattaagtaataagaataaatcCTTAAACTTTGATAGAGTGTTTacaattaatgaaatgGTAAAAATTCCTGAAATTGCATATGATAAAATTAGAGTTCCTCGTGAAAATGTTGTTAAACctaaaaatttaactttGAAACATTTTGCAACTGGTTATTCAGCAAGTGACTTTGGCCTAGAAGATGAACAATCTAACAAATCGAAGAAACGTAAATCATCTGATGtaataaatgaagaaaCTCACAAGGAAGAACAAACTCAAAAAGAAGAACCTGctacaaaaaagaaaaaggaaaagaaggataagaaagataaaaagaagaagaagaaggaaaaaaataaattagatacAGATAACAGTCGAGTATCGTGA
- the SFH5 gene encoding Sfh5p (similar to Saccharomyces cerevisiae SFH5 (YJL145W); ancestral locus Anc_1.205), with the protein MKFQTDEQEKVYEKVYKELPAIIEKKCSGYDELYGYKLNYGDKDKELVTKYFDESIARALIFKLCKAYDFKYDDVKTHIIDILNWRKKFNPLDAAFKEKHNETLQTIGLVTHYPTAKPNKQVITWNLYGAISGKKEYFKDVDAFVRYRVGLMERGLRLLDFENDDNSYMAQVHDYKGVSMFKMDSDTKKCTRQVIAIFQEFYPELLSSKYFINVPSILVWVFDVIKTFVDSNTKKKFVLLGDGKKLGSHLPECPSKDYGGEDTKNTLQQQSVGTPRPTEYTLYLFEKENNDIE; encoded by the coding sequence ATGAAATTCCAAACTGATGAACAAGAAAAAGTATATgaaaaagtttataaagAACTGCCGgcaataattgaaaaaaaatgttccGGATATGACGAATTGTATGGTTATAAGTTAAATTATGGCGATAAAGATAAGGAGCTTGTTACCAAGTATTTCGATGAATCGATTGCAAGGGCTTTGATCTTTAAACTATGTAAAGCTTATGATTTTAAATACGATGATGTTAAAACCCACATCATAGATATATTAAACTGGAGAAAAAAGTTCAACCCTTTGGATGCTGCGTTCAAAGAGAAGCATAACGAAACATTGCAAACAATTGGTCTTGTTACACATTATCCAACTGCTAAGCCCAATAAACAAGTTATCACTTGGAATCTATATGGTGCGATATCTgggaaaaaagaatattttaaagacGTAGATGCATTTGTAAGATACAGGGTTGGGCTTATGGAAAGAGGTTTACGCTTAttagattttgaaaatgatgacAATAGCTATATGGCGCAGGTCCATGACTACAAAGGCGTCTCTATGTTTAAGATGGATAGCGATACCAAGAAATGCACAAGACAAGTGATTGCCATATTCCAAGAATTTTATCCAGAGTTATTATCCTCTAAATACTTCATCAATGTACCAAGCATTCTTGTATGGGTATTTGACGTCATCAAAACATTCGTAGATTCCAACACTAAGAAgaaatttgttttgttaGGGGATGGTAAAAAATTAGGGTCACATTTGCCTGAATGTCCTTCAAAGGATTATGGAGGTGAAGATACCAAAAATACCTTACAACAGCAATCTGTAGGGACACCAAGACCCACTGAGTATACTTTGTATTTGTTTGAGaaggaaaataatgatatcgAATAA